In Streptomyces durocortorensis, a genomic segment contains:
- a CDS encoding RNA polymerase sigma factor SigF, with the protein MRDETIRPGVVRPAGIPEQQARPHPVDGADGPESLNVAVEQQSQAERAGQMSEHGHHDPHDRSGARALFIELRELPDGSAEKAELRNRLVRMHLPLVEHLARRFRNRGEPLDDLTQVATIGLIKSVDRFDPDRGVEFSTYATPTVVGEIKRHFRDKGWAVRVPRRLQELRLSLTTATAELSQQHGRSPTVHELAERLGISEEEVLEGLESANAYSTLSLDVPDTDDESPAVADTLGSEDEALEGVEYRESLKPLLEDLPPREKRILLLRFFGNMTQSQIAQEVGISQMHVSRLLARTLAQLRERLLVEE; encoded by the coding sequence GTGCGGGACGAGACGATCCGACCCGGGGTGGTGCGCCCAGCAGGCATCCCGGAGCAACAGGCCCGGCCGCATCCGGTGGACGGAGCGGACGGGCCCGAGAGCCTCAACGTCGCGGTGGAGCAGCAGTCGCAGGCAGAGCGGGCGGGCCAGATGAGCGAGCACGGGCACCACGATCCACACGACCGCAGCGGGGCGCGGGCCCTGTTCATAGAGTTGCGGGAGCTGCCCGACGGCTCCGCGGAGAAGGCCGAGCTGCGCAATCGGCTGGTGCGTATGCATCTGCCGCTGGTCGAGCATCTGGCCCGCCGCTTCCGCAACCGCGGCGAGCCCCTGGACGACCTGACCCAGGTCGCCACCATCGGGCTGATCAAGTCGGTGGACCGGTTCGACCCGGACCGGGGTGTGGAGTTCTCGACGTACGCGACCCCCACGGTGGTCGGCGAGATCAAGCGCCACTTCCGGGACAAGGGCTGGGCGGTGCGGGTGCCGCGACGCCTCCAGGAGCTGCGGCTTTCGCTGACCACGGCCACCGCGGAGCTCTCCCAGCAGCACGGCCGCTCACCGACCGTGCACGAGCTGGCCGAGCGGCTCGGCATCTCCGAGGAGGAGGTGCTGGAGGGCCTGGAGTCCGCCAACGCGTACAGCACGCTGTCGCTGGACGTGCCGGACACCGACGACGAGTCCCCCGCCGTCGCGGACACCCTGGGCTCGGAGGACGAGGCCCTGGAGGGCGTGGAGTACCGGGAGTCCCTCAAGCCGCTCCTGGAGGACCTGCCGCCGCGCGAGAAGCGCATCCTGCTGCTGCGCTTCTTCGGCAACATGACCCAGTCGCAGATCGCCCAGGAGGTCGGCATCTCTCAGATGCACGTCTCGCGGCTGCTGGCCCGCACCCTGGCGCAGCTGCGCGAGCGGCTGCTCGTCGAGGAGTAA